From the unidentified bacterial endosymbiont genome, one window contains:
- a CDS encoding bestrophin family protein, with amino-acid sequence MIVRPQQHWLQLIFVWHGSVLPKIYTRLLLNFLLSLAVILMLPWYTSLGIKFTVAPFSILGVAIAIFLGFRNNACYSRYVEARQLWGQLMIAARSLFREVKNTLPDDKHLGEFVRLQIAFANCLRMTLRRETNAEQLSAYLSADVLRKVMDSNSPANRILLKMGEWLAVRRREGQLSDILFHSLNNRLNDMSVVLSGCERIATTPVPFAYTLILHRTVYLFCIMLPFALVVDLHYMTPFVSALISYTFISLDTLAEELEDPFGTEDNDLPLDAICNMMERDLLQMNDEEDIPERKFPDKYYQLT; translated from the coding sequence ATGATTGTTCGTCCTCAACAGCACTGGCTACAACTGATTTTTGTCTGGCACGGTTCCGTTTTACCCAAAATCTACACCCGGTTGCTGCTTAACTTCCTGCTATCTCTTGCCGTCATCCTGATGCTGCCGTGGTACACCTCACTTGGCATCAAATTTACCGTTGCTCCGTTTAGCATTCTCGGTGTGGCTATTGCGATATTTCTCGGTTTTAGAAATAACGCCTGCTATTCGCGCTATGTTGAGGCTCGACAGCTGTGGGGGCAACTGATGATAGCGGCACGATCGCTGTTTCGCGAGGTTAAAAACACGCTCCCTGACGATAAGCACCTGGGGGAGTTTGTTCGTCTGCAGATAGCTTTTGCCAACTGCTTACGCATGACGCTACGCAGGGAGACGAATGCCGAACAGCTTTCTGCCTATCTTTCCGCAGATGTTTTACGCAAAGTGATGGATTCAAATTCCCCCGCGAATCGTATTTTGCTGAAAATGGGAGAATGGCTTGCCGTGCGCCGCCGTGAAGGTCAGCTGTCTGACATCCTGTTCCACAGCCTGAACAACCGGCTGAACGATATGTCTGTGGTTCTTTCCGGCTGCGAGCGGATTGCTACAACCCCCGTGCCGTTTGCCTATACGCTGATCCTGCACCGTACGGTTTATCTTTTTTGCATCATGCTGCCATTTGCCCTGGTTGTTGACTTGCACTACATGACACCCTTTGTCTCCGCACTGATTTCATATACCTTTATTTCACTTGATACGCTGGCGGAAGAGCTGGAAGATCCGTTTGGCACCGAAGATAACGACCTGCCGCTTGACGCCATCTGCAATATGATGGAACGCGACCTGCTGCAAATGAACGATGAAGAAGACATTCCGGAAAGAAAGTTTCCGGACAAGTACTATCAGCTGACGTGA
- a CDS encoding TolC family protein, which translates to MKILSPLALCLATALSAGCANTLKSDYRAPEVSYPASWNKSDMAADLAPFDWKAFNDPHLDNWLRQVMASNNDVAIAVLRVYRARLDAERVGITNDPGLKGLLGVDGKNQLNNSSGWTKSSSASLSTGYELDLWGKIARQRDAAEWASHASEEDLRSARLTLLSEASNNYWRISFVNQQIAVLRQSIAYAKETLRLAEARYRAGGASSLDVVDAQQSLLAQENRLTGLQRERLQGLNQQAVLLGAVPGNPVVEPTMLPKGNLPKVNANIPASVLMRRPDISAKEWRVREALATVDIKRTEYYPAFNLTGALGTSSTSLLTFLHNPVGSVGANLTLPFLEWRQRGVEVKIARNDYEQRVLEFKQLLYKAMSSIEDELSLRNQLLAQETRLREGLELARKSERLNEVRYRQGAARISFWLDAQEKRRQAELRLDENRFNQLQNLAKIYLEFGGSSTFP; encoded by the coding sequence ATGAAAATTTTATCCCCTTTGGCTTTATGCCTTGCCACCGCGCTCAGCGCTGGCTGCGCCAACACGCTGAAAAGCGACTACCGCGCGCCCGAAGTGAGCTATCCCGCCAGCTGGAACAAGAGCGATATGGCCGCAGATTTAGCTCCGTTTGACTGGAAAGCGTTTAACGATCCTCATCTCGATAACTGGCTCCGCCAGGTGATGGCAAGTAATAACGACGTGGCTATAGCCGTGCTGCGGGTGTATAGGGCGCGACTGGACGCGGAAAGAGTAGGCATCACCAACGATCCTGGACTAAAAGGTTTGCTGGGCGTGGACGGAAAAAACCAGCTGAATAACTCGTCCGGCTGGACAAAAAGCAGTTCCGCCAGCCTCAGCACCGGCTATGAGCTGGATCTCTGGGGCAAAATTGCCCGTCAGCGCGATGCGGCGGAGTGGGCAAGCCATGCCAGCGAAGAGGATCTTCGCTCCGCGCGCCTGACGCTGCTTTCAGAGGCCAGTAATAATTACTGGCGCATCAGCTTTGTGAATCAGCAGATTGCCGTCCTCCGGCAGAGTATTGCCTATGCAAAAGAGACGCTGCGTCTGGCCGAAGCTCGCTATCGCGCGGGAGGTGCCTCATCGCTGGATGTGGTTGATGCGCAACAAAGCCTGCTCGCGCAGGAAAACCGGCTTACCGGGCTACAGCGGGAGCGTTTGCAGGGACTCAATCAGCAGGCGGTCTTGCTCGGCGCCGTGCCGGGCAACCCGGTAGTCGAGCCAACAATGCTGCCAAAAGGAAACCTGCCGAAGGTAAATGCGAACATTCCTGCCAGCGTGCTGATGCGCCGGCCTGACATCAGCGCTAAAGAGTGGCGGGTGCGTGAGGCGCTGGCTACGGTTGATATCAAGCGTACCGAATACTATCCCGCCTTCAACCTGACCGGCGCTCTTGGTACCAGCAGCACTTCGCTGCTGACGTTCCTGCATAATCCGGTCGGCTCCGTAGGCGCTAACCTGACGCTGCCGTTCCTCGAGTGGCGGCAGCGGGGCGTCGAGGTAAAAATTGCCCGTAACGATTACGAGCAGCGAGTGCTGGAGTTCAAACAACTGCTTTATAAGGCGATGAGCAGCATTGAAGACGAGCTTTCCCTGCGTAATCAACTGCTGGCTCAGGAGACAAGGCTTCGGGAGGGACTGGAGCTTGCGCGTAAGTCGGAGCGATTAAACGAAGTGCGTTATCGGCAGGGCGCAGCGCGTATCTCATTCTGGCTCGATGCTCAGGAAAAACGCCGTCAGGCGGAACTGCGGCTGGATGAAAACCGCTTTAATCAGTTGCAGAATCTGGCAAAAATTTATCTTGAGTTTGGCGGGTCGTCTACCTTTCCTTGA
- a CDS encoding MacB family efflux pump subunit, whose product MRNIIELKGISRTYGNGSQALTVLKNVDLTIAAGEMVAIIGASGSGKSTLMNIMGCLDVPDSGDYSIGGQNAAHFSPDELARVRREHIGFIFQRYHLMPDLSALGNVEIPAIYASSGRENRRRRATVLLSRLGLEGREHHKPGELSGGQQQRVSIARALINGGEIILADEPTGALDSQSGQEVLAILSELNQRGHTVVMVTHDMNVARYAKRIIELRDGEIIADSGSCVTATETLPPPNSIRQSRWQTLLDRTRESLQMALKAMNAHRLRTTLTMTGIIFGIAAVVTVVALGEGARQKTLENIKELGTNVVSIYPGRDFFDDSIEGIRTLVPADADALAKQGFVDSVSPEVSTSDNIRFLGKSATASINGVGRDHFRVNGIELLQGATFRDDRNALQEVIIDENARKALFDDAGLQALGQIVFLGSVPARVVGIAKSNNRSYAPNRITVWMPYSTVIYRMVGKPVLTSISVRLKDNVANEAAVSAITQLLTQRHGVKDFQLYNFEQIRKSIERTSMTFTILILMVASIALMIGSIGVMNIMLVSVTERTHEIGVRMAVGARRSDIMQQFMIEAVLVCLIGGALGIALSYAAGALFSILAGGMFTAIYSWQAAAAAFFCSTLIGMIFGYLPARKAARMDPVVSLASE is encoded by the coding sequence GTGAGAAACATCATCGAGCTAAAAGGTATTAGTCGAACTTATGGCAACGGTAGCCAGGCGTTGACCGTTCTTAAAAACGTCGATTTGACTATTGCGGCCGGTGAAATGGTGGCGATCATCGGCGCCTCAGGTTCGGGCAAATCAACCCTGATGAACATCATGGGTTGCCTCGACGTACCCGACAGCGGCGATTACTCCATTGGCGGGCAAAACGCCGCCCACTTTTCGCCCGATGAGCTGGCCAGAGTGCGCCGGGAACATATCGGCTTTATCTTCCAGCGCTACCATTTGATGCCTGACCTTAGCGCGCTAGGCAACGTTGAGATCCCGGCCATTTACGCCAGCAGCGGACGCGAGAACCGTCGGCGGCGTGCGACCGTCCTACTTAGCAGACTTGGCCTGGAAGGGCGTGAGCATCATAAACCCGGCGAACTTTCAGGCGGCCAGCAGCAGCGCGTCAGTATTGCCCGAGCGCTGATCAACGGCGGAGAGATAATCCTTGCGGACGAGCCGACTGGCGCGCTGGACTCGCAGTCCGGGCAAGAAGTGTTAGCCATTCTGAGCGAGCTCAATCAGCGTGGTCATACCGTAGTGATGGTGACCCACGATATGAATGTCGCCCGGTACGCGAAGCGAATTATCGAGCTGCGTGACGGCGAAATTATCGCTGATAGCGGCAGTTGCGTAACTGCGACGGAAACACTGCCGCCGCCCAACTCTATCCGGCAAAGCCGTTGGCAAACGCTGCTCGATCGTACGCGTGAATCGCTGCAAATGGCGCTAAAAGCGATGAACGCACACCGCTTACGCACCACGCTTACCATGACCGGGATTATTTTCGGTATTGCCGCCGTCGTCACCGTCGTGGCATTGGGTGAGGGTGCCAGGCAGAAGACGCTGGAGAATATTAAAGAACTGGGGACCAACGTGGTCAGCATTTATCCCGGGCGCGATTTCTTCGATGACAGCATCGAGGGCATTCGAACGCTGGTACCTGCGGACGCTGATGCGCTGGCGAAGCAAGGATTTGTCGACAGCGTAAGCCCGGAAGTTAGCACCTCAGACAACATTCGTTTTCTCGGTAAATCTGCAACGGCTTCCATCAACGGCGTCGGGCGGGATCATTTCCGGGTAAACGGTATTGAGTTGTTGCAGGGAGCGACCTTCAGGGACGACCGCAACGCCCTGCAGGAAGTCATTATTGATGAAAACGCCCGCAAGGCGCTTTTCGACGACGCGGGGCTACAGGCGCTGGGGCAAATTGTCTTCCTGGGTTCCGTACCGGCACGCGTGGTGGGCATCGCCAAAAGCAACAACCGGAGCTATGCGCCAAACCGCATTACCGTGTGGATGCCTTACAGCACGGTGATATACCGCATGGTAGGCAAACCAGTTCTGACCAGCATTAGCGTCAGGCTTAAGGACAATGTGGCTAACGAGGCGGCGGTTAGTGCTATCACCCAGTTGTTAACCCAGCGTCACGGCGTAAAAGACTTCCAACTCTATAACTTCGAACAGATCAGAAAATCTATCGAACGCACCTCAATGACCTTCACCATTTTAATTCTGATGGTCGCCTCTATCGCGCTGATGATCGGCAGTATCGGGGTGATGAACATCATGCTGGTCTCTGTGACAGAACGTACTCATGAAATTGGCGTACGCATGGCGGTAGGCGCAAGGCGTAGCGACATCATGCAGCAGTTTATGATTGAGGCCGTACTGGTTTGCCTGATTGGCGGCGCGTTAGGCATTGCGCTGTCGTATGCCGCAGGCGCGCTCTTTTCCATCCTGGCGGGCGGAATGTTCACGGCTATATATTCGTGGCAGGCCGCCGCCGCTGCGTTTTTTTGTTCAACCTTAATCGGCATGATCTTCGGTTATCTCCCCGCCCGCAAGGCGGCAAGGATGGATCCGGTTGTTTCACTGGCCAGCGAGTAA
- a CDS encoding efflux RND transporter periplasmic adaptor subunit, with protein MLTKSLSRRAVVLAVTLLIVLIIALFFFLRSPDVPEYITAPVRKGDIENSVLATGRIDAIERVNVGAQVSGQVKSLKVKLGDHVTKGQLIADIDDVPQRNDLRNAEAALNEVKAERQSKLALLKQAERRFKRQRQMLSEDASSREDFESAEATLATTRAELLSLNAKLVKAQIEVDKKKVDLGYTRVVAPMDGIVIAVVTQQGQTVNSSQSAPTIIKLARLDVMTIKAQISEADITRISPGQKARFTIFSEPDIHYDATLRTVELAPESIMKDDSLASTSSASGSGTSNASVYYNALLDVPNPENRLRIAMTAQVTLLAGEAQNTLLVPIQAVRRAEGNKQQVQVLAENGTLETRDVKTGLTNSVDIQILKGLKVGENVVLSQPGENASEEGGVP; from the coding sequence ATGCTAACGAAATCTCTCTCTCGCCGTGCCGTCGTCTTAGCCGTGACGCTGCTCATCGTTCTTATTATCGCTTTGTTCTTCTTTCTGAGAAGCCCTGATGTGCCGGAATATATTACGGCCCCTGTGCGCAAAGGCGATATAGAAAATTCCGTTTTGGCCACCGGTCGCATTGACGCGATTGAACGCGTTAACGTAGGGGCGCAGGTATCAGGCCAGGTGAAATCATTGAAAGTGAAGCTCGGCGACCACGTGACTAAAGGACAGTTGATTGCCGACATTGACGACGTGCCTCAGCGTAACGACTTGCGCAACGCCGAAGCCGCGCTCAACGAAGTGAAAGCCGAACGCCAGTCGAAGCTGGCGCTTCTGAAACAGGCTGAACGGCGTTTTAAACGCCAGCGCCAGATGTTAAGTGAAGATGCCAGCTCGCGTGAAGATTTTGAGTCTGCGGAGGCTACGCTTGCCACCACGCGCGCTGAATTACTGTCTCTGAATGCCAAACTGGTTAAGGCGCAGATCGAAGTCGATAAGAAAAAGGTCGATCTTGGCTATACGCGAGTCGTAGCGCCGATGGATGGTATTGTTATCGCCGTCGTCACTCAGCAGGGGCAGACCGTTAACTCAAGCCAGAGTGCGCCGACCATCATCAAGCTAGCGCGTCTGGACGTCATGACCATTAAAGCGCAGATCTCCGAAGCCGACATCACCCGTATTTCCCCAGGCCAAAAAGCCCGTTTCACTATCTTCTCCGAGCCGGACATACACTATGACGCGACGCTGCGTACCGTTGAACTGGCACCGGAGTCGATAATGAAAGACGACTCACTTGCCAGCACCAGTTCGGCATCAGGCTCCGGCACCTCAAATGCGTCCGTCTATTACAACGCTCTGCTTGACGTACCTAACCCAGAAAACCGACTCCGTATTGCCATGACGGCGCAGGTTACGCTGCTTGCGGGCGAAGCCCAAAATACGCTGCTGGTACCCATTCAGGCAGTGCGCAGAGCTGAAGGAAATAAGCAGCAGGTCCAGGTGCTGGCGGAGAACGGCACGCTGGAAACCCGGGATGTGAAAACCGGCCTCACCAACAGCGTGGATATTCAGATCCTCAAAGGCTTAAAGGTCGGGGAAAATGTCGTGCTGTCGCAGCCGGGTGAGAATGCGTCTGAGGAAGGGGGGGTACCGTGA
- a CDS encoding tagaturonate reductase produces the protein MNTLNRRDFPGAHYPERIIQFGEGNFLRAFVDWQIDLLNEHTDLNAGVVIVRPIQSDFPPSLNTQDGLYTTIIRGLNEKGEAVSDARLIRSVNREISVYSQYDEFLKLAHNPQMRFVFSNTTEAGISYHAEDKFDDAPAVSYPAKLTRLLYERFSHFNGAADKGWIIIPCELIDYNGAALRELVLRYAQEWALPAAFTQWLNDANSFCSTLVDRIVTGYPRDEVAALEKERGYHDAFLDTAEHFYLFVIQGPKSLASELRLDKLPLNVLIVDDIKPYKERKVAILNGAHTALVPVAFQAGLDTVGDAMNDADVCAFVEKAIYDEIIPVLDLPRDELASFASAVTGRFRNPYIKHQLLSIALNGMTKYRTRILPQLLAGHKATGKLPARLTFALAALIAFYRGERNGEPYPVQDDAHWLERYQQLWARHHDKQISTHELVRSVLSVSEHWECDLSQVTGLVDHVTQDLDTILLQGMRAAVQPLG, from the coding sequence GTGAACACACTCAACCGTCGTGATTTTCCCGGTGCGCATTATCCGGAACGCATCATTCAGTTTGGTGAAGGCAACTTTCTGCGCGCATTTGTTGACTGGCAAATAGACCTGTTAAACGAACATACCGATTTGAACGCCGGGGTGGTGATTGTGCGACCTATCCAGAGCGACTTTCCGCCGTCATTGAACACTCAGGATGGTCTGTACACCACTATCATCCGCGGCCTGAATGAGAAGGGGGAGGCGGTCAGTGATGCGCGTCTTATCCGCTCCGTTAACCGTGAAATCAGCGTTTACAGCCAGTACGATGAGTTCCTGAAACTGGCGCATAACCCACAGATGCGTTTTGTTTTCTCAAATACCACCGAGGCCGGTATCAGCTATCACGCTGAGGATAAATTTGATGATGCTCCGGCGGTGAGCTACCCGGCTAAACTGACGCGCCTACTGTATGAGCGTTTCAGCCATTTCAACGGCGCTGCGGACAAAGGCTGGATAATCATTCCGTGCGAGCTGATTGACTACAATGGCGCTGCGCTTCGTGAGCTGGTTCTGCGGTATGCGCAAGAGTGGGCACTTCCCGCAGCATTCACCCAGTGGCTAAATGACGCCAACAGTTTCTGCTCTACGCTGGTTGACCGCATTGTAACGGGTTATCCGCGTGATGAAGTGGCCGCGCTGGAAAAGGAACGGGGTTACCACGATGCCTTTCTCGATACCGCCGAACATTTCTACCTGTTTGTGATTCAGGGACCAAAATCGCTGGCCAGCGAGCTGCGGCTGGATAAACTCCCGCTCAACGTGCTGATTGTCGATGACATCAAACCCTATAAAGAGCGCAAAGTGGCGATCCTCAACGGCGCGCACACGGCACTGGTGCCGGTGGCGTTCCAGGCGGGCCTGGATACAGTAGGTGATGCGATGAACGACGCTGACGTGTGCGCGTTCGTAGAGAAAGCGATTTACGATGAAATCATTCCGGTGCTGGACCTGCCGCGCGACGAGCTGGCGTCCTTTGCAAGCGCAGTGACGGGGCGTTTCCGTAACCCGTACATTAAGCATCAGCTGCTGTCGATTGCCCTTAACGGAATGACCAAATACCGCACGCGTATTTTGCCGCAACTGCTGGCAGGGCATAAGGCAACCGGTAAATTGCCTGCGCGGCTGACCTTTGCTCTGGCCGCGTTAATCGCATTTTACCGTGGCGAGCGTAACGGTGAACCTTATCCTGTGCAGGATGACGCGCACTGGCTTGAACGTTATCAGCAGCTTTGGGCGCGGCACCATGATAAACAAATCAGTACCCATGAACTGGTGCGCTCTGTACTGAGCGTGAGCGAACACTGGGAGTGCGATCTCTCTCAGGTCACGGGACTGGTAGACCACGTCACGCAGGATCTCGATACTATTTTGCTTCAGGGAATGCGCGCAGCGGTACAACCGCTCGGCTAA
- a CDS encoding sensor domain-containing diguanylate cyclase: MKAPATPENELERLNSLRESGLLEIERSPAFDRLTRLAKRFFGVPLAMVNLVEEHSLIMKSVSGQGPDTLPRDISFCGHVILSHAPLVVGDTQQDPRFVDNPLVVGKPGIRFYAGIPLRLRDGASVGSLCVIDYAPREFSPGDLAVLDDLGALVEDEFAAVSAATTDELTGLFNRRGFNQFVRFTLSVARRRAEPLTLGWLDLDRFKEINDRYGHEEGDNALKAMATLMRSSFREADLLVRFGGDEFAVLFADTHEQGAWIAMQHLAEQVEAYNARKLHPWTLSFSWGLSEFDHNGDDMQQWLKDADEKMYAMKQQRQCAR; encoded by the coding sequence ATGAAAGCACCCGCTACCCCTGAAAATGAACTGGAACGTCTGAACTCGCTGCGTGAGTCTGGACTCTTAGAGATTGAACGTTCCCCGGCGTTCGATCGCCTTACGCGACTGGCAAAACGCTTCTTTGGGGTGCCGCTGGCGATGGTTAACCTCGTCGAGGAACATTCTCTGATAATGAAATCCGTTAGCGGGCAGGGGCCTGACACCCTTCCTCGTGACATCTCATTCTGTGGTCATGTAATCCTGAGCCACGCTCCGCTGGTGGTGGGGGACACGCAACAGGATCCGCGTTTTGTTGATAATCCGCTGGTGGTGGGTAAGCCTGGGATCCGTTTTTATGCAGGTATTCCCTTGCGCTTAAGGGATGGCGCGAGCGTGGGGTCTTTATGCGTTATAGACTACGCACCGCGTGAGTTTTCACCCGGCGATCTTGCGGTGTTAGACGACCTTGGCGCACTGGTAGAAGATGAATTTGCCGCCGTCAGTGCCGCAACCACGGATGAACTCACCGGTTTATTTAATCGTCGGGGCTTTAATCAGTTTGTCCGGTTCACGCTTTCCGTCGCCAGACGTCGCGCCGAGCCGTTAACGCTGGGCTGGCTCGACCTTGATCGTTTCAAGGAGATCAACGACCGTTACGGCCATGAAGAGGGCGACAATGCGCTTAAGGCGATGGCCACACTGATGCGATCCTCCTTTCGTGAGGCCGATCTGCTGGTGCGCTTTGGCGGTGACGAGTTTGCCGTGCTGTTTGCCGATACCCATGAGCAGGGGGCATGGATTGCGATGCAGCACCTTGCCGAGCAGGTTGAAGCCTACAACGCGCGGAAGCTGCATCCGTGGACGTTATCCTTCTCCTGGGGGCTGAGCGAATTCGATCATAACGGCGATGATATGCAGCAGTGGCTAAAAGATGCAGATGAAAAAATGTATGCCATGAAGCAACAGCGTCAGTGTGCAAGGTGA
- a CDS encoding sensor domain-containing diguanylate cyclase: MHPALLTFRLFQAENPLRNAAGIFILTTFFYFVGAELRLVEALSLFWPLNGVMAGVFARYAYLNRIHYYAVSYVAMLVYDVVTTSWGMASLIINLSNMVFIVTVALLVLRDKRMLKKTPDPLNALRLFNYCLIAALLCALLGAVGSVGIDSQTFWPLFADWFSEQFSTGVLIVPCMLTVSVPVKQIRLRPERLLPVLALIVSVMASVVIGGAGSLAFPLPALIWCAVRYSLPATCLLTFITGAAEVILVANGIINIAVAAPLSTPMMFSARLGIATMAICPIMVSVSMAAINSLIQQVSLRADYDFLTQVYSRSGLYEALKEEETHRHSRYLTVMLLDIDYFKNINDNYGHECGDRVLAVFARQVRNVVGEDGLVARMGGEEFAVVVYSEDAKHGVELAERIRVTIAHHPFTWRQQTLFLTVSIGLGSGRPGARQLTEVFNKLLAEADDHLYRSKKAGRNRTSAHFPDEQA, encoded by the coding sequence ATGCATCCTGCTCTCTTAACTTTCAGGCTTTTTCAGGCAGAAAACCCGCTGCGGAATGCGGCGGGTATTTTTATCCTCACTACCTTTTTTTATTTTGTGGGGGCGGAATTACGTCTGGTTGAAGCGTTATCCCTGTTCTGGCCGCTAAATGGCGTGATGGCTGGCGTGTTTGCCCGCTATGCGTATCTGAACCGTATTCATTATTACGCGGTATCTTATGTCGCGATGCTGGTATACGACGTAGTGACCACCAGTTGGGGTATGGCTTCGCTTATCATTAACCTGTCAAATATGGTTTTTATCGTCACGGTCGCGCTGCTGGTGCTACGCGATAAGCGAATGCTGAAGAAAACCCCCGATCCGCTTAATGCGCTACGGCTGTTTAATTACTGCCTGATTGCTGCACTGCTGTGCGCCTTACTCGGAGCGGTTGGCTCAGTGGGTATTGACAGTCAAACCTTCTGGCCGCTGTTTGCCGACTGGTTTAGCGAACAGTTTTCGACCGGTGTACTCATCGTGCCCTGTATGCTGACAGTGAGCGTACCCGTTAAGCAGATTCGTTTGCGTCCTGAACGGTTATTGCCGGTGCTGGCGCTGATCGTATCGGTCATGGCGTCTGTGGTGATTGGCGGGGCAGGGAGTCTGGCCTTCCCACTGCCCGCGCTTATCTGGTGTGCGGTGCGTTATTCCCTGCCGGCAACCTGTCTGCTGACCTTTATCACCGGCGCGGCGGAGGTAATTCTGGTGGCGAACGGCATTATTAATATCGCCGTGGCTGCGCCGCTGTCGACGCCGATGATGTTCTCAGCCCGGCTCGGTATTGCCACGATGGCCATTTGCCCGATCATGGTTTCCGTTAGCATGGCGGCCATTAATTCCCTGATACAACAGGTCTCGTTGCGCGCGGATTATGATTTTCTGACTCAGGTTTACTCCCGCTCCGGGCTTTATGAAGCGCTTAAAGAAGAAGAGACACATCGGCATTCACGCTACCTGACCGTCATGCTGCTGGATATCGATTACTTTAAAAACATTAACGATAACTATGGACACGAGTGCGGAGACCGTGTGTTGGCCGTATTTGCCCGGCAGGTGCGGAACGTTGTCGGGGAGGACGGGCTGGTCGCGCGGATGGGGGGCGAGGAGTTCGCCGTTGTCGTGTATAGCGAAGACGCGAAGCATGGCGTCGAACTGGCGGAACGTATTAGAGTCACTATTGCTCATCATCCGTTCACCTGGCGACAGCAAACGCTATTTCTGACCGTCAGTATTGGCCTGGGAAGTGGAAGACCAGGGGCGCGACAGCTGACAGAGGTGTTCAATAAGCTTCTGGCCGAAGCGGACGACCACCTTTATCGTTCGAAAAAAGCGGGGCGTAATCGCACCAGCGCTCATTTCCCGGACGAGCAAGCTTGA
- the glsB gene encoding glutaminase B, whose protein sequence is MAAVIHNEMLDEILAQVRPLLGKGKVADYIPALASVSGNKLGIAICTLDGQRYQAGDATERFSIQSISKVLSLVAAMRHYEEEEIWQRVGKDPSGQPFNSLLQLEIEQGKPRNPFINAGALVVCDMLQSRLSAPRQRMLEIVRQLSGITDIAYDPVVARSEFEHSARNAAIAWLMKSFGNFHNDVATVLQNYFHYCALKMNCVELAQTFLFLAHQGYAPHLAEEVVSPMQARQVNALMATSGMYQNAGEFAWRVGLPAKSGVGGGVVAIVPHEMAIAVWSPELDETGNSLAGVAVLEQLTQRLGRSVY, encoded by the coding sequence GTGGCTGCGGTCATCCATAATGAGATGCTGGACGAGATTCTGGCGCAGGTTCGTCCATTACTCGGGAAAGGTAAAGTTGCCGACTATATTCCGGCGCTCGCTTCGGTTAGCGGGAACAAGCTTGGCATTGCCATTTGTACTCTGGACGGACAACGCTATCAGGCCGGTGACGCCACAGAGCGTTTCTCAATACAGTCCATTTCCAAAGTGCTGAGTCTGGTCGCTGCGATGCGTCACTACGAAGAGGAGGAGATCTGGCAGCGCGTGGGCAAAGATCCTTCCGGCCAGCCGTTTAACTCGCTCCTGCAGCTCGAAATCGAGCAGGGGAAGCCGCGCAATCCGTTCATCAATGCCGGGGCGCTGGTGGTGTGCGATATGCTGCAAAGCCGTCTTAGCGCACCGCGCCAGCGGATGCTCGAAATCGTACGTCAGCTTTCCGGAATTACGGATATTGCCTACGATCCCGTCGTCGCGCGTTCGGAGTTTGAACACTCTGCGCGCAATGCGGCCATCGCCTGGCTGATGAAATCCTTCGGCAATTTCCATAATGACGTGGCGACTGTATTGCAAAATTACTTTCATTACTGTGCGCTGAAAATGAATTGCGTTGAGCTGGCGCAGACGTTTCTGTTTCTGGCGCATCAGGGATATGCCCCGCATCTTGCCGAGGAGGTGGTCTCCCCAATGCAGGCCCGGCAGGTGAACGCCCTGATGGCGACCAGCGGAATGTATCAGAACGCCGGAGAATTCGCCTGGCGGGTAGGCCTTCCGGCTAAATCGGGTGTCGGCGGCGGCGTAGTGGCGATTGTGCCGCATGAGATGGCGATTGCCGTCTGGAGTCCGGAACTGGACGAGACGGGTAATTCACTTGCCGGTGTGGCCGTGCTTGAACAACTGACCCAACGCCTGGGGCGTTCCGTATACTGA